Sequence from the Burkholderia sp. GAS332 genome:
CTTCAGGCCGATGCCGAGCCACGCCATGACCGCATTGCACAAAATCGACACGACGGTCAGCGGCACGACGATGCACAACACGGCGCGCCACGAACGGAAGGTCACGAAGCACAGCAAGGCGATCGCACCAAAAATCGACAGCAGCATCGCCACCTCGGCGTCGCCCACCGCTTCGTTGGTCGCCGCCATCACGCCGACGTTGCCGCCCGCGAGCCGGAAGGCAATATTCGGTGTGTGATCTTCCGCTGCCAGTCGTTTGATTTCATCGACGATATGCGCGATCGTTTTGCCCTCGTGATCGGTGGTGTAAATCAACACCTGGATCGCCTGACAGTTCTCGGTGTTCATGCCGTTGTCCGGATCGAACGCGCTCGCGCCTTGCGTGAGACCGTCGCTCGAACGCGGCAGCGCACCCCAGCGCGGATTGCCTTCGTTGAAGGCGGCAATCGAAACCTTTGCGAGCGACGGCACACTCACCACCGACTGCACGCCCGCCACCCCGCGCATCTGCATCTCGAAGCGCTCGATCGCGCTCATCACCGGGTAATGCAGACAGGCATCGTCGAAACCGGTCGTCTCGACGATCACGGCGAGCGCATCGACGCCGATGTTGTACTCGCTCGTGATCCGCGCGTTGTCGAGGTTGTAGCGCGAGGTGCTGCGCAGCTCAGGCGCGCCGGCGCCGATGTCGCCGATCTGCAGATTGCGCGACTCCTTCGCGCCAAACGCCAGCAACAGCAGCGCGATCACAAACACGCCAAGCGCCGGCGCGGGCCGTGCGAACATCGCAAAGCGCGTCCAAAGGCGGCTGCCGCCTTGCGCCGCACGGCTTTGCGCACGCGCCAGGGTGCCGGCTTCCAGCCGCGTGTACGACAACAGGATCGGCAGAAACACCTTGTTGGTGACGATCATCAGCAGCACGCCGAGGCACGCCGTGACACCCAGCTCACGCACGATCTCGATCTGGATCCGCATGATCACCATGAAACCCAGCGCATTCGTCAGCAACGCCACCGTGCCTGGCACGAACAGCTTGCGAAACGCGTCGCGTGCCGCATCGGTCGAGGACATGCCGGCAACCAACGCCTGCTTCCACGCATTCGTCATCTGCACGGCATGCGAGACGCCGATCGAGAAAATCAGAAACGGCACAAGGATCGACATCGGATCGATGCCGAGGCCGAGGATCGGCAACGCGCCGAGCAGCCACACCACCGGCAGCAAAGCGACGAACAGCGCGAGCACCGTGGTCTTTGCCGAGCGTGTGTACGCAAACAGCAGCGCAGCGGTAATCAGAAACGCGAGCGCGAAAAAGCCGATCACGCCGCTGATCCCCGCCTCCACATCCCCCACCAGTTTCGCAAAGCCGATGATGTCGACTTCGACATCCTGGTTCGAATAGCGCGCGCGGATCTGCTCGAGCTGCCGCGCCACCGCACCGTAATCCAGATGCTTGCCGGTGGCAGGATCCGTTTCGCGTAACTCCGCGCGGATCAGCGCGGAATGCAGGTCGTTGCCGACCAGCCTGCCAATCTGGCCGGAGCGCGCCACGTTGCGGCGCACTTTGGCAAGGTCATCAGGATTCGCGCTGCTGAACTGACCGGGCACGACCACGTCGCCGCGAAAGCCCGCTTCGGTGACCTCCGTATAACGCACGTTAGGCGTGAACAGCGAGAACACCCGCGAGCGATTCACGCCGGGGATGAAGAACACGTCATCGGTCGCGTGACGCAGGTCGTCCATGAACGCCTGGTTGTAGATGTCGCCGTGGCTCTTCCAGCGCAGACTCACGAGGATCGTATTCGCGCCCGGAAAGGCGCTCGCATAGCGGTTGAACACCTGCATATACGGGTGCTGCATCGGGATCATCTTGTTGAACCCGGGATCGAGCCGCAAGCGCGTCGCGGAACAACCCAGTGCGACGGTCACCGCGAGGCACAGCGTCAGCAGGATGCGCCGGTGCCGCATGATGGCGTCGGCGCAACGCTCGACAAAGCGGGACAGGCGGGATGAAGAAGGACGGGACGATGCGTTCATGATGCGTCTCACGGCAAGGCAACAGCAAAGCAACGGGAAGCGCGGCGGGCGTGGCGAATCAGTGGCCGGCGAGCGCGCTATGGAATTTCGGCGAACGAATCCGCGCGTTCAGGACGATGACGCGCTGGGCGGCACAGGCGCAGACCCAGGGGGAGACACAAGCGGAGCGCGGGCTGCGGGCACTACCGGCAGCAACGCGATGCCCGCTTCTCCGCCCAGCGCAAGCTCGCCATGCCCAGCGTAGACCACGGCCGCGAGGCTCTGCACGCCGCCCACTTTGCGCACCGTGAAGCTCTGTCCGTTATCGCGCGAGGTGACGATCGCGCCGCCCTGGCCAACCAGCACCAGTTCGCCGTCGGCGAGTTGCACCGCGCCGAAGTACGAGGTGCCGATGTGGCTATCGATATGCGTCCACGTGTCGCCCTGGTCGGTGCTGCGCAGCACATTGCCGCGCATCCCGTACGCGAGCCAGTCGCCGTCAGCCAGCTTCAGCACACCGAATAGCGAACCCTGATAGGGCACGGGCCGCTTCTCCCAGCTCGCGCCGTTGTCGGTTGAGACCAGCAGCGTGCCGGTTTCGCCGGCAATCATCAGACGCCCGCTCGCATCGCCGGCAATCGCATTCAGGTGGCGATCGTCGGCGGGGGTTTTCTGTTGGGCCCAGGTGGCGCCCGCATCGTGCGAGACGAATAGCTGGCCGAAGCTGCCGCTGGCGAAGACCAATCCGTCCGCGTTGCCCCACACGGACAGCAGCGGGTCCGAATGCTTGCGATCGAAGTGCACCTCGCTCCAGTGCGCGCCGCCGTCGACCGTGCGCAGGATCCAGCCGTCATGCCCCACCGCGATACCGATACGCGGCGAGATGAAGAACACCTGGGTGAGTGCCGAGGCCTCGTCGGTCGCCACCGCGGCTTGCCGCCACGATGCGCCCGCATCGTCGCTCACGAGGATCACGCCGCGCTCGCCCACCCCGACAAGCCGAGTGCCGGCTTTAGCCAGCCCGTTGATCTGCAGGTGATCGGCTTGAATGGTGGTAGGCGCGAAGGCCGGTACCGGGCGAGGTGAAAACGCAAACAGCGCCGCGCCCAGCACGGCCGCCGAGAGCAGCAAACCAGGTAATGTTGATTTCATTTTTTGTCTCCTGTCGACCAGGGTTGGCGCTTTAACGCCTTACTCTGGTCCCATGCAAAGCTCCGAGCGCGGTCTATGCCGCTGTTTCGAAGAGTGCTGCGGCGCCCATTCCTCCGCCGACGCACATCGTCACGACGACATAGCGCACGCCGCGCCGCCGCGCTTCGAGCAAGCCGTGCATCGTCATGCGGGTGCCGGACATGCCGAACGGATGGCCGACCGAGATCGCGCCGCCGTTCACGTTCAGATGATCGGCAGGAATCTGCAGCTGATCGCGGCAGTAGATGACCTGGCACGCGAATGCCTCGTTCATCTCCCACAAGCCGATGTCGTTCACCGTTAGCCGGTGACGCGCCAGCAGTTTCGGCACCGCGAGCGCCGGACCGATGCCCATTTCGTCGGCCTCGCAGCCCGCCACCGCCATGCCGCGATAGATGCCGAGCGGCGTCAAACCGCGCTGCTTCGCCTCGGCGGCGCTCATCACGACAACTGCCGCCGCGCCGTCGGACAGCTGTGACGCATTGCCAGCCGTGATGAACTCGCCTTGCACGACCGCCTCGCCACCGCTCCAGACCGGCTTCAGCGCCGCCAGACTGGCCGCGCTGGTGTCCGCGCGATTGCATTCGTCGCGCGTGGCCCGCACGCTTTCGCTGCCTGTCGGCTTGCCTTCCTTGTCGAACAGCGCGCGCTGCGCATCGAAAGGCACGATCTCTTCGTCGAAGCGGCCCGCCGCCTGCGCCGCGGCCGTGCGCTGCTGGCTCGTCAGCGCGTATTCGTCCTGCGCTTCACGCGAGATGCCGTAACGGCGCGAGACGATTTCCGCGGTTTCGATCATCGCCATATACGCGGCCGGCTGATGCGCGAGCACTGCGTCCGAGCGCGCCCGGTACGTGTTCTTGTGTTTGTTCTGCGTCAGCGTGATCGACTCGACGCCGCCCGCCACCACGATCCGCGCGTCGCCGCACAGGATGTTCTGCGCGGCCGTCGCAATCGTCATCAAGCCCGACGAGCACATCCGGTCCATCGCCATGCCCGGCACCGAAGCCGGCAAACCCGCCGCAGCCGCCGAGAGCCGGCCGATGTTGTAGCCCTGGGTACCCTGCTGCGCGGCGCAGCCCATCAGCACGTCGTCGATATCGGCGGGGGCGAGTTGCGCGCGCTCGACCGCGGCTCGCACCACATGGCCGCCGAGCGCGGGCGCTTCGGTGTCGTTGAACACGCCGCGAAATGCTTTGCCGATCGGTGTGCGCGCAACCGAGACGATGACCGCTTCGTTCATGAAATTTCCTCTACGGGTTCTACAGGTTTCTTCGGGTTCTACAGGTAGTAGCGGCTGATGGTGTCGGCCACGCAACCGGGTTTGGTCTCACCTTCGATCTCCACGGTCACGCGAATCCAGGCCTGCACGCCGCCTTCCATCGCTTCGGCGCGCAGCAATTGGCCCACGCCGCGAATCCGGGCGCCGACTCGCACCGGTGCGGGGAAACGGATCTTGTCGCAGCCGTAATTGACGCCGAGCCGCGCGCCGTCGACACGCACGATCTGCGGCAGAAAGAAATTGACGAGCGAGAGCGTGAGAAAGCCGTGCGCGATGCAGCCGCCAAACGGGCCATGCTGAGCGCGTTCCGGGTCGACGTGAATCCACTGGTTATCGAGCGTCGTGTCGGCGAACAGATCGATCCGCGGTTGATCGATCTGCAGCCACGCGCTTCTTCCGAGCGCTTCGCCCACCGCGGCTATCAGCGCTTCGGGATGGGCGAATACGCGAGCGGGCTGGCTAGGGTCGCCAACGTCGCCCATGCAGCCAATTCCACTGGTGCTGCTGATGTCGTTGACTTCAGCCATAACGTTATCCATCACGCGTGCTGACTGCTGACCGACAGCACTTCGCCGGTCATATACGACGCGTAGTCGCTTGCCAGAAAGACCATCACGTTCGCTACCTCCCACACTTCGGCGGCGCGTCCGAATGCTTCGCGCGACGCCAGTTGATCGAGCAGATCGGCCGAAGCCGATTTCTTCAGAAAATCGTGCAGCGCAATACTTGGCGCCACCGCATTGATGCGCACACCGTACGGCGCGGCTTCGAGCGCGGCGCAGCGCGTCAGCGCCATCACACCGGCTTTCGCCGCCGCGTAGTGCGCCTGTTCCGCCTGCGCCCGCCAGCCGAGCACCGAAGCGTTGTTCACGATCACGCCCCGGCCGCGCTCTTGCATATGCGGCAACATCGCCCGCGTCATGCGGAAAGTGCCAGTAAGGCTAATGTCGATCACCCGCGACCATTCGGCATCGTCCATTTCGACGATGCGACGCGCGCCGCCGAGCCCGGCGTTGTTGATCAGCACGTCGACGCCTTGCATCTTGTCTTCGGCGTCCGCCACCAGCGCGCGTACGTCTTCTTCCACCGAGACATTGCACAGACGGCCGTAAACCTTTTGCAAACCGGTTTCGGCACGCAGGGTTTCGACTGCTTGCGCGAGGCGCCGCTCGTGGATGTCGGAGATGAACAGCGCGCGGCAGCCTTCTTCCGCGCAGCGTTTGGCGGCGGCGAAGCCGATGCCCACACCAGCGGCCGCCGTAATCAGCACGGATTTACCGGCCAGCAGTTGATGGCCCGGCACATAGGCAGGCGCGGTCCGCACCGTTTGGGATTCGTTCATAGCGTTCCTCGGGGTTCTCTTGGCATGCCGAGCCCGCGCTCGGCCATGATGTTCAATTGGATTTCGTTGGTGCCCGCGTAGATCGTGTCGGCGCGCGAGAACAGGAACACGCCCTGCAGGCGGGTGCGCTTCGCATCGGCGCTGTCGATCAGATTGGCGTCTGACCCAAGCACATCCATTGCCAGTTGGCCGAGCTCGCGATGCCAGTTCGACCAGTAGTACTTGTAGATCAGCGCTTCACGGCCCAACGCACCGCTGCCGTTCTCACCGGCGTCGGCACCGGCCAGCATGCGCAGCGCGTTGTAGCGCATCACGCGCAAACCGGTCCAGGCCCGTGCGATCCTTTGACGAATCAGCGGGTCATTCGCGACGCCCGCTTCATGCGCCGCGTCGACCACCCATTCAAGTTCGCGGATGAACTGCATCTGCTGACCGAGCGTGGACATGCCGCGCTCGAAGCCGAGCAGCGTCATCGCAATGCGCCAGCCGTCGCCGGGTGTGCCGACCAGGTCTTCAGCGGCAGCGAGTGCGCCGTCGAAGAACACTTCGTTGAACTCGGCGCCGCCGTTCAATTGTTTGATCGGACGAATCTCGACGCCGGGCTGATCGAGCGGCATCAACAGGAATGACAGTCCGCGATTGCCGCGCGATTCCGGATCGGTGCGCGCGATCACAAAGATCCAGTCGGAATCATGTGCGAGCGATGTCCAGACTTTTTGTCCATGCACACGCCAATTACCGTTCTCGTCGCGGACTGCACGCGTGCGGACATTCGCGAGATCCGAACCCGCGCCCGGTTCCGAATAGCCCTGGCACCAGAACTGCGTGCCGTTCAGGATGCCGGGCAGGAAGCGCTGACGTTGGTCAACGGTGCCGCATGCGATCAGGGTCGGCCCGAGCAAGCCCTCGCCGATATGCCCCATACGCCCTGGACCGCCGGCACGGGCGTATTCCTCGTGAAAGACCACCTGTTCGGCGACGGACATCGCACGGCCGCCTTGTTCTGTCGGCCAGCCGAGACCCGTCCAGCCGCCGCTTGCCAGTTCACGTTCCCATTTCTTGCGTAACGCCGGATAGGCCTCTTCGTCGCCGGGACCACCGCGGTATTGCAGGCAGGCGAACTCGCCGCTCAGATGCGTGCGCATCCAGTCGGCGACCTCCACTCGCAAGCGTTGCTGTTGCGTTTCGCTGTTCATCAGAGCACTCCTGCGAGGACGGCTTGTGCGTGGTCGGCATGTGCCAGCGGCAACTGCGCTACTTCGCCCGACGCGTCGCTACGGTCGATCACCTGCTCCGCGATAAACGACAACATCTGCGCGGTCGTGCCGAATTGCGCGCTGCACGCCTGCGCGCGTTTGAAATACAGTTGTGGGTCGTATTCCCAGGTGAAGCCGACGCCGCCGTGCAACTGGATCGCTTCCTGAGCGCAGAAGCGGAAGGCGTCGTTGGCGGTGGCTTTGGCTGTGGCGATATCGGCCAGCACGTCCGGTGGCAACGAAGTGCCGGTTTGATTGCGCATTGGATCCGGCACCTGAGTCCGCCATTGATCCCGCTCCTGATCCCACGCCAACGCCGCGCCGAACACGGCCGAACGCGTCGCCTCGATGTCGACCATCATCTGCGCGCAACGATGCTTGATCGCCTGAAACGAAGCGATCGCACGGCCGAATTGCACGCGCTCTGCTGTGTAGGCAAGCGTGAGATCGAGGCATTGCTGCGCACCACCGAGCTGTTCGGCTGCCAGCGCCAGCGCTGCAAACCAAGCGGTGTCTGAAAGCGCGCGTTGCACCTCGCTGCCGCATGCCAGCATCGCGTCACGCGGCACGTCGACCGCATTCAGTTCGATACGCGCCAGCGGACGCGTCGCATCCAGCGTGATGAGCGGCGTACGAATGAGGCCCGCAAGATCAGCGCAGTTCAATTCAAACAGCGCGATGGTTTGCGCTTCGTTCGCGATCAAAGCGGGCACCAGCACCAGATCGGCGCTCGCTCCATCAACAACCTGTGCCAACGTCCCAGACAAACGGTAGCCGTGAGCCGTCTCTTCCGCGTAGACCGTCACCGTACGTGCATCAAAGCCGGGCGCGGCGAACGCCGAAGCCGCGTGCCCATAGACACCGCGCGCTGCGCACGCCGAAACCGCGCGCCCATCGACACCGCCCGCTGCGGACGCCGAAGCCGCGCGCCCATCGAAACCAGCCGCCGCATCCAACGCCAGCGTCGCGCTCACCTCGCCGCTCGCGATCCGCGAGAGCCACGCGCGAGCCGCATCGGATTCGCACTGCGCCAGCGCCGTCGCCGCCAGGCACACCGTGCTGAAGTAAGGCACGCAGGCAAGGCGCCGTCCCATCTGTTCCATCAGCAACACCAGCTCCATCGCACCCAGCCCCGCACCGCCCGCCGCTTCCGGCACGGTCAGCGCACACCAGCCGAGTTCGCTAGCAAGTGTGTGCCACAGACCATCGTCGCGGCCCGCAGTGTGTTCAATAGCCTGCCGCACCGCCGCCGATGCGCTGCGCTCGGCCAGCACCTCGGCCGCCGAATCGCGAATCATGGTTTGTTCTTCGGAGAGAGCGAGGTTCATCGCGTCAGCTTCCGTAGACCTGCTGCGCCGGCTCACGTTCTGCAACCAGCGCCGCCACCGCGCCACCCAGCGCCGTGACTTGCCAGCGCGCACCGATGTCGATGCGCGGCCCCGTGCGCCAGCCTTCGGCGACTGCGATCATGCCGCCCGCCGCTTCGAACACCTGCCCGGTCACATCGCGCGATTCCACACTGCCGAGCCAGACGACCAGCGGCGCGACGTTGGCCGGATCGAAGTAATCGAAACCATTGGCGGGCTTTTTCATCATCTCGGCGAACACGCCTTCGGTCATCGACGTGCGCGCCGCCGGCGCCAACGCATTCACCCGCACACCATAACGTTGCAACTCCGCGGCCTGCATCAACGTCAAGGCCGCGATCGCCGCCTTGGCCGCACCATAGTTCGCCTGCCCGATCGACCCTTGCAGCCCCGCCCCCGAACTCGTGTTGACGATGCGCGCATCCACCTCGCGCCCCGCCTTCGACGCGTCACGCCACTCACGTGCCAGCAGTTGCGAAAGACAGAAATGCCCGCGCAGATGCACCCGCATGACGTCGTCCCAATCGGCTTCGGTCATGCTGGTGAACATCCGGTCGCGACAGATGCCTGCGTTGTTCACCAGCACATGAATCTCGCCGAAGGCTTCGTGCGTGGCGTCGATAATGCGTTGCGCCGTTTCGGTACGCGTGATGTCATCAGCATTGGCCAGTGCC
This genomic interval carries:
- a CDS encoding NAD(P)-dependent dehydrogenase, short-chain alcohol dehydrogenase family, coding for MGICNERTVIITGAGGGLGREYALAFAAEGAAVVVNDIRQEAAQAVCDEIVRAGGRALANADDITRTETAQRIIDATHEAFGEIHVLVNNAGICRDRMFTSMTEADWDDVMRVHLRGHFCLSQLLAREWRDASKAGREVDARIVNTSSGAGLQGSIGQANYGAAKAAIAALTLMQAAELQRYGVRVNALAPAARTSMTEGVFAEMMKKPANGFDYFDPANVAPLVVWLGSVESRDVTGQVFEAAGGMIAVAEGWRTGPRIDIGARWQVTALGGAVAALVAEREPAQQVYGS
- a CDS encoding acetyl-CoA C-acetyltransferase/acetyl-CoA acyltransferase — protein: MNEAVIVSVARTPIGKAFRGVFNDTEAPALGGHVVRAAVERAQLAPADIDDVLMGCAAQQGTQGYNIGRLSAAAAGLPASVPGMAMDRMCSSGLMTIATAAQNILCGDARIVVAGGVESITLTQNKHKNTYRARSDAVLAHQPAAYMAMIETAEIVSRRYGISREAQDEYALTSQQRTAAAQAAGRFDEEIVPFDAQRALFDKEGKPTGSESVRATRDECNRADTSAASLAALKPVWSGGEAVVQGEFITAGNASQLSDGAAAVVVMSAAEAKQRGLTPLGIYRGMAVAGCEADEMGIGPALAVPKLLARHRLTVNDIGLWEMNEAFACQVIYCRDQLQIPADHLNVNGGAISVGHPFGMSGTRMTMHGLLEARRRGVRYVVVTMCVGGGMGAAALFETAA
- a CDS encoding Acyl-CoA dehydrogenase, whose protein sequence is MNSETQQQRLRVEVADWMRTHLSGEFACLQYRGGPGDEEAYPALRKKWERELASGGWTGLGWPTEQGGRAMSVAEQVVFHEEYARAGGPGRMGHIGEGLLGPTLIACGTVDQRQRFLPGILNGTQFWCQGYSEPGAGSDLANVRTRAVRDENGNWRVHGQKVWTSLAHDSDWIFVIARTDPESRGNRGLSFLLMPLDQPGVEIRPIKQLNGGAEFNEVFFDGALAAAEDLVGTPGDGWRIAMTLLGFERGMSTLGQQMQFIRELEWVVDAAHEAGVANDPLIRQRIARAWTGLRVMRYNALRMLAGADAGENGSGALGREALIYKYYWSNWHRELGQLAMDVLGSDANLIDSADAKRTRLQGVFLFSRADTIYAGTNEIQLNIMAERGLGMPREPRGTL
- a CDS encoding Acyl dehydratase, with amino-acid sequence MDNVMAEVNDISSTSGIGCMGDVGDPSQPARVFAHPEALIAAVGEALGRSAWLQIDQPRIDLFADTTLDNQWIHVDPERAQHGPFGGCIAHGFLTLSLVNFFLPQIVRVDGARLGVNYGCDKIRFPAPVRVGARIRGVGQLLRAEAMEGGVQAWIRVTVEIEGETKPGCVADTISRYYL
- a CDS encoding Acyl-CoA dehydrogenase → MNLALSEEQTMIRDSAAEVLAERSASAAVRQAIEHTAGRDDGLWHTLASELGWCALTVPEAAGGAGLGAMELVLLMEQMGRRLACVPYFSTVCLAATALAQCESDAARAWLSRIASGEVSATLALDAAAGFDGRAASASAAGGVDGRAVSACAARGVYGHAASAFAAPGFDARTVTVYAEETAHGYRLSGTLAQVVDGASADLVLVPALIANEAQTIALFELNCADLAGLIRTPLITLDATRPLARIELNAVDVPRDAMLACGSEVQRALSDTAWFAALALAAEQLGGAQQCLDLTLAYTAERVQFGRAIASFQAIKHRCAQMMVDIEATRSAVFGAALAWDQERDQWRTQVPDPMRNQTGTSLPPDVLADIATAKATANDAFRFCAQEAIQLHGGVGFTWEYDPQLYFKRAQACSAQFGTTAQMLSFIAEQVIDRSDASGEVAQLPLAHADHAQAVLAGVL
- a CDS encoding 3-oxoacyl-[acyl-carrier protein] reductase, whose protein sequence is MNESQTVRTAPAYVPGHQLLAGKSVLITAAAGVGIGFAAAKRCAEEGCRALFISDIHERRLAQAVETLRAETGLQKVYGRLCNVSVEEDVRALVADAEDKMQGVDVLINNAGLGGARRIVEMDDAEWSRVIDISLTGTFRMTRAMLPHMQERGRGVIVNNASVLGWRAQAEQAHYAAAKAGVMALTRCAALEAAPYGVRINAVAPSIALHDFLKKSASADLLDQLASREAFGRAAEVWEVANVMVFLASDYASYMTGEVLSVSSQHA